A region from the Janthinobacterium agaricidamnosum genome encodes:
- a CDS encoding phage tail protein yields the protein MTVVQQGSINTTALIVPDLYVQIVPPSVALLNGLPTNILGIVGTATWGPVNAPAVIGSMADYARQFGAIMPRKYDMGTAVAAAVLQGANNFRCVRVTDGTDTAASGTLTASSAADATAIAAAINAGQSGLRGPSMLAVATAALAVVTVTSKYTGTLGNSMVVSIGAGSKAATSRVTIALPGQVPEVFDNLGVASAAAATAAVAGGTDGATTITGSVLVGVDTVPRKGMYSLRNTGVSVAMLSDVDDSTQWSTQVAFGLSEGAYMVLTGPAGDTITNAVTAKATAGIDSYAAKLLFGDWIYFNDTVNSQVRLISPQAFSAGRLANLSPEQSSLNKPMYGIVGTQKSQQNLVYSNAELQLLGQAGIDVITNPIPAGNSFGARFGHNTSSNAVTNGDNYTRLTNYIAYSLDAGMGQYIGKLQSPSVRRSASASISSLLEGMNGQGMIGSADGSQPYSVQINDANNPQARVALGYMQADVKVRYLSVIEKFIINLEGGQSVNISRQSVDLA from the coding sequence ATGACTGTAGTTCAACAGGGCAGCATCAATACCACGGCACTCATCGTGCCCGATCTGTACGTCCAGATCGTTCCGCCAAGCGTCGCACTGCTCAACGGATTGCCGACCAATATTCTCGGCATCGTTGGCACTGCGACCTGGGGGCCAGTCAATGCACCGGCGGTTATCGGCAGCATGGCCGATTATGCGCGCCAGTTCGGCGCAATCATGCCGCGCAAGTACGACATGGGCACGGCCGTGGCCGCTGCAGTGCTGCAAGGGGCCAACAACTTCCGCTGTGTGCGCGTCACCGATGGCACCGATACTGCTGCCAGCGGCACGCTCACAGCCTCGTCGGCGGCCGATGCTACGGCAATTGCGGCCGCAATCAATGCCGGCCAGTCCGGCTTGCGTGGGCCATCCATGCTGGCGGTGGCAACCGCAGCCTTGGCAGTTGTCACCGTCACGTCCAAATATACCGGCACCCTCGGCAATTCCATGGTGGTATCGATCGGCGCCGGCAGCAAAGCGGCAACCAGTCGCGTCACGATTGCTCTGCCTGGCCAAGTACCGGAAGTGTTTGACAACCTGGGCGTTGCCAGCGCTGCCGCCGCCACCGCCGCAGTTGCCGGCGGCACGGACGGCGCCACGACGATTACGGGATCTGTGCTGGTGGGCGTAGACACCGTTCCGCGCAAAGGCATGTACTCGCTCCGTAACACGGGTGTCTCTGTCGCCATGCTGAGCGACGTTGACGATTCGACCCAGTGGTCTACCCAAGTGGCGTTTGGTTTGTCGGAAGGCGCGTATATGGTTTTGACAGGCCCGGCCGGCGACACCATCACCAATGCCGTGACTGCGAAGGCCACGGCCGGCATCGACTCGTACGCGGCAAAACTGCTCTTCGGCGACTGGATTTACTTTAACGATACCGTCAACAGCCAGGTGCGCTTGATCTCGCCGCAGGCATTCAGCGCCGGTCGGCTGGCCAACCTGTCGCCCGAGCAGTCCAGTTTGAACAAGCCGATGTACGGCATCGTCGGCACGCAGAAATCACAGCAAAACTTGGTGTATTCGAATGCCGAACTCCAATTGCTGGGCCAGGCAGGAATTGACGTCATTACGAACCCGATTCCGGCCGGCAACAGCTTCGGTGCGCGCTTCGGCCACAACACATCGAGCAACGCGGTCACCAATGGCGATAACTACACTCGCTTGACCAACTACATCGCGTATAGCCTTGATGCAGGCATGGGGCAATACATTGGCAAGCTGCAATCTCCGAGCGTGCGCCGGTCCGCGTCCGCATCGATTTCGTCCCTGCTGGAAGGCATGAATGGCCAAGGCATGATCGGCAGCGCAGACGGCAGCCAGCCCTACAGCGTGCAGATCAATGATGCGAACAACCCGCAGGCGCGCGTAGCCTTGGGTTACATGCAAGCCGACGTCAAGGTGCGCTACTTGTCGGTGATCGAGAAATTCATCATCAATCTGGAAGGGGGCCAGTCGGTCAATATCAGCCGACAATCCGTCGATTTGGCCTAA
- a CDS encoding DnaT-like ssDNA-binding protein — MLIFETGAGLPDAESYASVAAADARCASNFNAAFSRGIQC, encoded by the coding sequence ATGCTTATTTTCGAAACCGGCGCCGGCCTGCCCGACGCCGAATCCTACGCCAGCGTCGCCGCGGCAGATGCGCGCTGCGCCAGTAATTTCAATGCCGCATTTTCGCGGGGGATCCAATGTTGA
- a CDS encoding SGNH/GDSL hydrolase family protein translates to MPTITAGGTPQTIALPEGQVLNVSGGAGTAGVVYRLDPVLGGTNSLQSWLVGAGALAPIGGYAGEQRFLLTCSAGIIDATVQNGAATALQPRSGLLAAQLAAAPRNRLLVAPMGAETATYASFATYTWLMIVQVDVPFDAVRPILFNAAGNDIPGLVCCAASGTNAADKTGNTLTWVAGTFAGAATGTQKAGVADRPSVTAPDFIPVAAVPRTDGGPGYLVYLRVCVPTGGTLIASLSSNVDLTQLNNLTSGMMYSNRAGGDFVTTGQGTYNPGASRGDSPIWGVEIITRGPALCSVTAGDSITRAQASVEFKSQNMFQVAAKRLSMSKNNIPVSSANCGWSGQKSIQYFARLSDLLAVVRPTMAVYAPFSPNDDPNTGTLTQAMVDGMRWRASQFVDLCRAAQIIPVLWTGLPASKGWNAASDNRRKAFNAELLSLYGKVAVVADFDGVLSDGASPAAMVVGMSDGTHPYDNAMKLLADRFEADVLAPALKLLS, encoded by the coding sequence ATGCCAACCATCACCGCCGGCGGCACGCCGCAAACCATCGCTTTGCCCGAGGGCCAGGTACTGAACGTTAGCGGCGGCGCCGGCACTGCTGGCGTAGTGTATCGCCTCGATCCAGTCCTGGGCGGCACGAACTCGCTGCAATCATGGCTGGTCGGCGCTGGTGCGCTGGCGCCTATCGGGGGGTATGCTGGCGAGCAGCGTTTTTTGCTGACTTGTTCGGCGGGCATTATTGATGCAACAGTTCAGAATGGCGCCGCTACTGCGCTGCAGCCCCGTAGCGGCCTGCTTGCCGCGCAATTGGCTGCTGCGCCACGCAATCGCTTGCTGGTGGCACCCATGGGTGCGGAGACTGCGACGTATGCAAGCTTCGCGACATATACTTGGCTGATGATTGTTCAGGTTGACGTGCCATTCGACGCCGTGCGGCCCATCCTTTTCAATGCCGCCGGCAATGATATCCCAGGCTTAGTCTGCTGCGCTGCCTCGGGCACAAATGCCGCTGATAAGACTGGCAATACACTCACATGGGTCGCTGGCACTTTCGCGGGGGCCGCGACAGGCACACAGAAAGCTGGCGTAGCTGATCGCCCGAGCGTCACCGCGCCTGATTTCATCCCGGTAGCTGCAGTCCCGCGCACTGATGGTGGCCCTGGCTATCTGGTATATCTGCGGGTGTGTGTTCCGACTGGTGGCACACTGATTGCCAGTCTTAGTTCTAATGTCGACCTGACGCAACTCAACAATCTGACCAGCGGGATGATGTATTCCAATCGCGCGGGGGGCGATTTCGTTACGACTGGCCAGGGCACATACAATCCTGGAGCATCGCGTGGTGACTCTCCGATATGGGGTGTGGAGATCATTACCCGGGGCCCAGCTCTCTGTTCCGTGACTGCAGGCGATTCGATCACCCGCGCCCAGGCATCGGTGGAGTTTAAAAGTCAAAACATGTTCCAGGTCGCTGCAAAACGGCTGAGCATGTCAAAGAACAACATCCCAGTTAGCAGTGCGAATTGCGGCTGGTCTGGCCAGAAAAGCATTCAATACTTCGCGCGCTTAAGCGACCTGCTGGCGGTAGTTCGTCCTACAATGGCCGTTTACGCGCCGTTCTCGCCAAATGACGACCCTAACACTGGTACGTTGACGCAAGCCATGGTCGACGGCATGCGCTGGCGAGCGTCGCAGTTTGTTGACTTGTGCCGTGCTGCACAGATCATTCCTGTGCTGTGGACAGGCCTGCCTGCATCGAAGGGATGGAATGCCGCATCTGACAACAGGCGCAAGGCTTTCAATGCAGAGCTGCTGTCGCTTTACGGCAAGGTCGCGGTAGTTGCCGACTTTGATGGCGTGCTGAGTGATGGCGCCAGCCCGGCTGCAATGGTGGTCGGCATGAGTGATGGCACACATCCATATGACAACGCCATGAAGCTGTTGGCAGATCGCTTTGAGGCGGACGTACTTGCGCCAGCCCTCAAGCTGCTCTCATAG
- a CDS encoding P22 phage major capsid protein family protein encodes MKKFHTIAVAMAAMAFASVASATTASIDKLSLYARAFGEIAYAHINNFMANQGLMLGVNNLTGLIPTMFEALDTVSREAVGFIPAVKRNSSAEKAALGQVITIPVTQQGTLIDITPGVTAAGTGGQTVAPNTMTISKSKAYEVLWGGEEQRGQLNAGTYNSTLLDQFMQGFRTLANAVEGDLASLAINASRAYGTAGTTPFGVSADLSDFAQSRKILIDNGAPQTDLQMVMNTAAAANMRGKQAGLFKVNEAGSEILLRTGSIALPVDGFYPHESGQIKSFTKGTGTNYTSNTAGYAAGATVVNIITGTGTVLAGDVVTWAGDPNKYVVAVGNTAAGPITLAAPGLLQAIPAAATAMTIGGSYTANLAFNRSAIQLITRAPAMPVGPDGKPMDMADDVVEMVDPISGLVYQIAMYKMYRQIKYEIGLAWGVKAAKSEHIALLLG; translated from the coding sequence ATGAAAAAATTCCACACCATCGCCGTCGCAATGGCCGCCATGGCTTTTGCATCGGTCGCGTCTGCAACCACCGCTAGCATCGATAAGCTGAGCCTCTACGCTCGTGCCTTCGGTGAGATCGCTTATGCGCACATCAACAATTTCATGGCCAATCAAGGCCTGATGCTCGGCGTGAACAATCTGACCGGTCTGATCCCGACCATGTTCGAGGCGCTCGACACCGTGTCGCGCGAGGCTGTCGGCTTCATTCCCGCAGTAAAGCGCAACTCCAGCGCTGAGAAGGCTGCGCTCGGGCAGGTCATCACCATTCCTGTTACTCAACAGGGCACGCTGATTGACATTACGCCTGGCGTTACTGCGGCCGGCACCGGCGGCCAGACTGTCGCGCCAAACACCATGACGATCTCGAAATCGAAGGCCTACGAGGTCCTGTGGGGCGGCGAGGAGCAGCGTGGCCAGTTGAACGCGGGCACCTACAACAGCACGTTGCTGGACCAGTTCATGCAAGGTTTCCGCACACTGGCCAATGCCGTCGAGGGTGATCTGGCCTCGTTGGCGATCAATGCTTCGCGTGCTTACGGTACGGCTGGCACCACGCCCTTTGGCGTTTCGGCTGATCTGTCGGACTTCGCACAGTCGCGCAAGATCCTGATCGACAACGGCGCCCCACAGACCGACCTGCAAATGGTCATGAACACGGCTGCAGCCGCCAATATGCGCGGCAAACAGGCCGGCCTGTTCAAAGTGAATGAAGCCGGCTCGGAAATCCTCCTGCGTACTGGCTCGATCGCGCTGCCAGTCGACGGCTTCTACCCGCATGAGTCGGGTCAGATCAAGTCCTTTACCAAAGGCACCGGCACCAACTACACCTCGAATACGGCAGGCTATGCCGCTGGCGCTACGGTCGTCAATATCATTACCGGCACGGGCACCGTTCTGGCTGGCGATGTCGTTACCTGGGCTGGTGACCCGAACAAATATGTCGTTGCAGTTGGTAATACCGCCGCCGGCCCGATCACTCTGGCGGCGCCAGGCCTGCTGCAGGCAATTCCGGCTGCAGCTACCGCAATGACTATCGGCGGCAGCTACACCGCTAATCTGGCCTTCAACCGCAGCGCGATCCAGCTGATTACCCGCGCGCCCGCGATGCCTGTTGGTCCCGATGGTAAGCCGATGGATATGGCTGACGACGTTGTCGAAATGGTCGATCCGATTTCCGGTCTGGTCTACCAGATCGCGATGTACAAGATGTACCGTCAGATCAAGTACGAAATCGGCCTGGCGTGGGGCGTGAAAGCGGCCAAGAGCGAGCACATCGCGCTGCTGCTGGGCTAA
- a CDS encoding DUF6651 domain-containing protein, translating into MPFKYDANGNIAMDADKKPIFINTDGAEAPFDADATVATIGRLNGEAKAHRIAKETAEAALKPFKDAGIEDAAAAAQAITLAKNIKDGDLVTAGKVQEIKDAATRTAQEQVANATRAAEEKQRALTEQNEKLTQNLNNHIIGGSFASSKFISEKLAIPADIAQKVFGDRFKVDNGKLVPMGPDGNPIFSATRHGEHADFEEALQVMVGQYANKDMILKGSGASGGGAQGGGAGGTGGKSITRAQFDAMPPMERQAAMKGGATVTE; encoded by the coding sequence ATGCCATTCAAATATGACGCAAACGGCAATATCGCCATGGATGCCGACAAGAAGCCAATCTTCATCAATACTGATGGTGCCGAAGCGCCGTTCGACGCTGATGCTACCGTCGCCACTATTGGCCGCCTGAATGGTGAGGCCAAGGCGCACCGCATCGCCAAGGAGACTGCTGAAGCGGCATTGAAGCCATTTAAGGACGCCGGTATCGAAGACGCGGCAGCCGCAGCCCAGGCTATCACGTTGGCCAAAAACATCAAGGACGGTGATCTGGTAACCGCAGGCAAGGTTCAGGAAATCAAGGACGCCGCCACGCGCACCGCGCAAGAGCAGGTCGCAAACGCCACGCGTGCCGCCGAAGAAAAGCAGCGCGCACTGACCGAGCAGAACGAAAAGCTCACGCAGAACCTGAACAACCACATCATCGGCGGCAGTTTCGCCAGTTCCAAGTTTATTTCCGAAAAGCTGGCCATTCCTGCAGATATCGCGCAGAAGGTCTTCGGCGACCGCTTCAAGGTCGACAACGGCAAGCTGGTCCCGATGGGGCCGGATGGCAACCCGATTTTCTCCGCGACCCGCCACGGCGAGCATGCCGATTTCGAAGAAGCGCTGCAGGTCATGGTCGGCCAGTACGCCAACAAGGACATGATCCTCAAGGGCTCTGGTGCCTCCGGCGGTGGCGCCCAGGGCGGCGGGGCTGGCGGCACTGGCGGCAAGAGCATCACCCGCGCCCAGTTTGATGCGATGCCCCCGATGGAACGCCAGGCCGCGATGAAAGGCGGGGCTACCGTTACCGAGTAA